A genome region from Nocardioides cynanchi includes the following:
- a CDS encoding phage holin family protein, with amino-acid sequence MGTEPVNDTDPTIGRLVSDASRDISSLITNEIKLAKSELQVSIKAGGLGIGLFAAAGFFALMALIMLSVAIAYFINWNGHGLSLHWAFLIVFGFYLLLAGLLAFVGLRKVKKVRAPQKAIAQAQETKQVLKRG; translated from the coding sequence ATGGGGACCGAACCCGTCAACGACACCGATCCCACGATCGGTCGACTCGTCTCGGACGCCAGCCGCGACATCTCGAGCCTGATCACCAACGAGATCAAGCTCGCCAAGTCCGAGCTGCAGGTCAGCATCAAGGCCGGCGGCCTCGGCATCGGGCTCTTCGCCGCGGCCGGGTTCTTCGCGCTGATGGCGCTGATCATGCTGTCGGTCGCGATCGCCTACTTCATCAACTGGAACGGCCACGGGCTCTCGCTGCACTGGGCGTTCCTGATCGTGTTCGGCTTCTACCTGCTGCTCGCCGGGCTGCTCGCGTTCGTCGGTCTGCGCAAGGTCAAGAAGGTGCGGGCACCGCAGAAGGCGATCGCCCAGGCGCAGGAGACCAAGCAGGTCCTCAAGCGCGGATAA